The sequence ataacaaaaatgatttaaagATTTTTATTAAGAATCGATTTAAACACAGAATACTAATATTCAAATTTGGTGGGTCATTCACAATCACAGCCTCACAATTCACAAATATTTACCATAAAcgaaaattgcaaaattttgaCAAAGTTCATTGATTAATTTCAAAACCATGTGACCTGTAAAGCTGCACAATGGCCAAAATTTAAATCATGTATTTTGattccttttattttatattaatttttaataactGAATAATTTATTACGATTTCATAAAGAAGTTATTAATTTTAGTTCGAATAAAACTTATTTTAGGCCCGATTGCATTTTTCTTCTACTCCACATTTTTTTACCAAGATAAAATTGATAAACAAAATCACGAAAAATATTGGTACCCATTTCAGCCCTCTCGGCTCCCATCATCAATCTAATGCTACatcccacacacacacactctcactctctctctagattttAAATCTgatatctctttctctctcacccCATACTAAGTTTCTTGTTTCCCCTCTCTCTGTGATGGATGGCTGAAAAGCAACGTTGCCATCTTGATTACCTATTTagctattttaaatttattagaaCTGACAAATCACATATATAGTAGtcactttatttcttttcagTTTTCCCATTTTCCATTTTGTGATTCTAATGGGTAATATTGATATGAAACTCTCCATGCATTCAATCTTGATGGAGACAATGAGATCCtctttgtctctctctctctctccccataCAACCTTCTTTCCCATCTCTCTGTCTTCACCAAACTTTCTTAACCCAAAGTTGCAATAAGAGTTTGGTGACCGGATTTAATGATAGTAAATGAATTAAGCAAATACAGTTAATTTGCATGCATCAgctcttcttcttctacttGGATATCTCTATTTAAACAAGAAGCGAGTAATGCTTTTAAGCCATCGCATTCTCTCCTTTTGCATCTTCCTATCCTTTCCAactaaaaaaaacaagaaaatgtATTATTCCAGCAAAATCTCCCTTGCTCTCGTGGGCTTCTTCTTCCTTGGCTTCGGCACCACCACGGCGACGGCGGCCGCTTGCAGCAACGAACCACTAATATTCAACTTCGGAGACTCCAACAGCGACACCGGTGGCGCTTCCGTTCTTGCAGGGGGGGAGCTCGAGTTCCCGGAGGGGCGAACATTCTTTCACGAGCCAACCGGCCGTGCAAGCGATGGTCGCCTCATCCTCGACTTTTTATGTGAGTTTCCCTCCTCAACTCAGTACATGTTATATTTATAACTAATTGTGACGATGGTGCGTGTGTAGGCGAGAGTCTGGAGACGAAGTTCTTGACCCCGTATCTGGAGCTCTTCTTTCCCGACTTCTCAAACGGCGTCAACTTCGCCTTGGGCGGCGCCGACTCTCGCCTGGCAAGAACCGACCTCAAAGCAGTTGCGTACACGCTGGGGAACGAAATCGCCGAATTCAGTCGGTTTCGAAACGTCTCCGTTCGCCGCGGCTCTCTTGGTTCGTTCATGCttaattaattgataattaAGGCGAACTCATGGATTAATGTAATAACTACTTGGGTTTGAAATTGTTGTGGACAGATGCAGGGCAGGTGAAATCTGCTCTCTTCATGTTGGATATCGGCCAAAACGATATCCAATTCGACAGCAATACCCTAACTCCCCAACAAGTGCTCGAAAGAGTCCCCAGAATCGTCTCCAACATTGGGGAGGCTATGCAGGTTAACTCATTAAATAATCTCTCTTGCTAATTAATATAAACCtaatatttttctcttttcttcatgCAGAAGCTATACCAGCTGGGTGGGAGAAATTTCTGGGTGCACAACACGGGGCCGTTGGGCTGTTTGCCTTTCAACGTAGCCCGCATAAATGCATCCACGGTGGTCGACGAGTACGGCTGCGTTTCCGACAGGAACAAAGCAGCTGCCGCGTTCAACTCCGAGCTTGCGCGTCTCTGTCAGGAGCTGCGGTCGGAGATGGGGGACGCCACCATCGTCTACGTTGACATCTACTCCATCAAGTTGGACTTGATCGTCAACGCGACGTCGTATGGTgagaatgttttttttttttttttttttcattttgtaacTAATTCATATATAAAAGTTATTAATTGTGATCGATCGATCGATGCAGGGTTCGAGAATCCATTCGTGCAGTGCAAGCGGGAGAGGGTGTGCCCGGAGGGGTCGCGGTATGTGTACTGGGATGGATTTCATTACACAGAGGCGGCTAATATGCTGGTTGCCTCTAAAATAATTTCCACCAGTTTCTCTACTCCACCTCTtccatttcaatttttttgcaattaatcTAGCTACTCTTGTCTTGTAGTCTCCACTACATTTGTAATAATCTGATATCTATTATGTCATGGTTAGTTGTATGCATCTTtgactttttctttttcctagtGTAGCATGtttatgtgttgaatgagatgAGATTTTAGTGTCGTgcaattttttgaatttgaggCTTACATTTTCTTCCTCGAGGcagtgtattttaatttttattcatgaGGACTTTATTTTATGATAATTGTAAAAATGACCCCATCTTTGACTTTTTGCTAAGTTAATGTGATGATATTAAATTTCCTTACCTATGAGATGTAAATGTA comes from Salvia miltiorrhiza cultivar Shanhuang (shh) chromosome 3, IMPLAD_Smil_shh, whole genome shotgun sequence and encodes:
- the LOC131016907 gene encoding GDSL esterase/lipase LIP-4-like; the encoded protein is MLLSHRILSFCIFLSFPTKKNKKMYYSSKISLALVGFFFLGFGTTTATAAACSNEPLIFNFGDSNSDTGGASVLAGGELEFPEGRTFFHEPTGRASDGRLILDFLCESLETKFLTPYLELFFPDFSNGVNFALGGADSRLARTDLKAVAYTLGNEIAEFSRFRNVSVRRGSLDAGQVKSALFMLDIGQNDIQFDSNTLTPQQVLERVPRIVSNIGEAMQKLYQLGGRNFWVHNTGPLGCLPFNVARINASTVVDEYGCVSDRNKAAAAFNSELARLCQELRSEMGDATIVYVDIYSIKLDLIVNATSYGFENPFVQCKRERVCPEGSRYVYWDGFHYTEAANMLVASKIISTSFSTPPLPFQFFCN